The Pleuronectes platessa chromosome 13, fPlePla1.1, whole genome shotgun sequence genome includes a window with the following:
- the LOC128454265 gene encoding nectin-4 isoform X1, giving the protein MQCVRSLTLLLLLVVKVHGDFVEPPQPHSSLRSLAESQTRLPCRYQPVGGEKVVQVTWYKELADGSKDQIITAHFSEGHTEFGRYSGRVKFESSSPTENSALLIPSTEESDEGSYICHISTFPNGNFERHITVTVWILPISTLDPVILKEGESYRVAASCRAVGRPPPRLSWDTDLPGQSQNRTSEGGSVSSYFSLHPLRSMNGKKLDCLVWHPGLNGPRRISNHMEVQYPPDATITSVSGDWFAGLENAELVCDSGGNPKPQDFTWTRRGGALPDGVSVIGGKLVFGRTLRLNDSGVYECVAKNIAGAGKAEYSVTIAESSRSTGFVNDENFLLIVLGSSAAALVLVLILVVLLVNRHHRNRNRKLERQLTEKTDEINSLSRQNSFRRLNSVSSDPRVKSEDYALLRVDSRMKNSQMSLERPIYKGSQSTLGGKWSPAGGVELDELGRPVIWQDGRESLRQTETDGEKEEHRRRVESFLKSSNMSLDSGLPSSLVPLKVQQEEGPGEPDLALLGEGGSPRVEDWAPTQSVEEEREDDDDGSSSYQISEALTNHFYLSNGFLRPRQHSNAILLHPKGQII; this is encoded by the exons TGGTGAAGGTGCACGGTGACTTTGTGGAGCCTCCTCAGCCCCACTCCTCCCTGCGCTCGCTGGCAGAGAGTCAGACCAGGCTGCCCTGCCGCTACCAGCcggtggggggggagaaggtGGTGCAGgtcacctggtacaaggagctCGCGGACGGCAGCAAGGACCAGATCATCACGGCCCACTTCTCTGAGGGCCACACAG AGTTCGGGCGTTACTCTGGTCGGGTGAAGTTCGAGAGCAGCAGCCCCACAGAAAACTCGGCTCTGCTCATCCCCAGCACGGAGGAGTCGGACGAGGGCAGCTACATCTGCCACATCTCCACCTTCCCTAACGGAAACTTTGAGAGGCACATCACCGTCACCGTCTGGA tTTTACCCATCTCCACCCTGGACCCCGTCATCCTGAAGGAGGGGGAGTCGTACCGTGTGGCGGCCTCCTGCCGAGCGGTGGGTCGCCCGCCCCCCCGTCTCTCCTGGGACACCGACCTGCCGGGCCAGTCCCAGAACCGCACCAGTGAGGGCGGCTCCGTGTCCAGCTACTTCTCCCTGCACCCGCTGCGCAGCATGAACGGCAAAAAGCTGGACTGCTTGGTGTGGCACCCGGGTCTGAACGGGCCCCGCAGGATCTCAAACCACATGGAGGTTCAGT aCCCCCCAGATGCCACCATCACCAGTGTCTCAGGAGACTGGTTCGCGGGTCTGGAGAACGCTGAGCTGGTGTGTGACAGCGGAGGAAACCCCAAACCTCAGGACTTCACCTGGACACG GAGGGGAGGAGCTCTGCCAGATGGGGTGTCCGTGATTGGAGGAAAACTCGTCTTCGGGCGGACCCTCCGCTTGAATGACAGCGGGGTCTACGAGTGTGTGGCCAAGAACATTGCAGGAGCAGGAAAAGCAGAGTATTCAGTGACAATAGCAG agtCATCTCGGAGTACGGGCTTCGTCAATGACGAGAACTTCCTCCTGATCGTCCTCGGGTCCTCGGCCGCCgccctggtcctggtcctgatcCTTGTCGTCCTGCTCGTCAACCGCCACCATCgcaacagaaacagaaagctGGAGAGGCAGCTCACTGAGAAGAC GGACGAAATTAACAGCCTCTCCAGACAAAACTCTTTCAGGAGACTGAACTCCGTGAGCTCTGACCCCAGAGTGAAG TCTGAAGATTACGCCCTGCTCAGAGTCGACAGCAGGATGAAGAACAGCCAAATGTCCCTG GAGCGTCCCATCTACAAAGGCAGCCAGTCCACACTGGGAGGGAAGTGGAGTCCTGCGGGAGGAGTGGAGCTGGACGAGCTGGGACGTCCGGTCATCTGGCAGGACGGCAGGGAGAGCCTGAGACAGACGGAGACggacggagagaaggaggagcacaGGAGGAGGGTGGAGTCGTTCCTGAAGAGCAGCAACATGTCGCTG GACTCTGGTCTTCCCTCGTCCCTTGTTCCCCTGAAGGTCCAGCAGGAGGAAGGGCCCGGAGAGCCGGACCTCGCTCTCCTCGGGGAAGGCGGCTCGCCCCGCGTGGAGGACTGGGCTCCCACGCAgtcggtggaggaggagcgagAGGATGACGACGACGGCAGCAGCTCCTACCAGATCTCAGAGGCGCTCACCAATCACTTCTACTTAAGTAATGGATTCCTCAGACCCAGACAGCACTCCAACGCCATTCTGCTGCACCCCAAAGGACAGATTATCTAG
- the LOC128454265 gene encoding nectin-4 isoform X2: protein MQCVRSLTLLLLLVVKVHGDFVEPPQPHSSLRSLAESQTRLPCRYQPVGGEKVVQVTWYKELADGSKDQIITAHFSEGHTEFGRYSGRVKFESSSPTENSALLIPSTEESDEGSYICHISTFPNGNFERHITVTVWILPISTLDPVILKEGESYRVAASCRAVGRPPPRLSWDTDLPGQSQNRTSEGGSVSSYFSLHPLRSMNGKKLDCLVWHPGLNGPRRISNHMEVQYPPDATITSVSGDWFAGLENAELVCDSGGNPKPQDFTWTRRGGALPDGVSVIGGKLVFGRTLRLNDSGVYECVAKNIAGAGKAEYSVTIAESSRSTGFVNDENFLLIVLGSSAAALVLVLILVVLLVNRHHRNRNRKLERQLTEKTDEINSLSRQNSFRRLNSVSSDPRVKSEDYALLRVDSRMKNSQMSLERPIYKGSQSTLGGKWSPAGGVELDELGRPVIWQDGRESLRQTETDGEKEEHRRRVESFLKSSNMSLVQQEEGPGEPDLALLGEGGSPRVEDWAPTQSVEEEREDDDDGSSSYQISEALTNHFYLSNGFLRPRQHSNAILLHPKGQII from the exons TGGTGAAGGTGCACGGTGACTTTGTGGAGCCTCCTCAGCCCCACTCCTCCCTGCGCTCGCTGGCAGAGAGTCAGACCAGGCTGCCCTGCCGCTACCAGCcggtggggggggagaaggtGGTGCAGgtcacctggtacaaggagctCGCGGACGGCAGCAAGGACCAGATCATCACGGCCCACTTCTCTGAGGGCCACACAG AGTTCGGGCGTTACTCTGGTCGGGTGAAGTTCGAGAGCAGCAGCCCCACAGAAAACTCGGCTCTGCTCATCCCCAGCACGGAGGAGTCGGACGAGGGCAGCTACATCTGCCACATCTCCACCTTCCCTAACGGAAACTTTGAGAGGCACATCACCGTCACCGTCTGGA tTTTACCCATCTCCACCCTGGACCCCGTCATCCTGAAGGAGGGGGAGTCGTACCGTGTGGCGGCCTCCTGCCGAGCGGTGGGTCGCCCGCCCCCCCGTCTCTCCTGGGACACCGACCTGCCGGGCCAGTCCCAGAACCGCACCAGTGAGGGCGGCTCCGTGTCCAGCTACTTCTCCCTGCACCCGCTGCGCAGCATGAACGGCAAAAAGCTGGACTGCTTGGTGTGGCACCCGGGTCTGAACGGGCCCCGCAGGATCTCAAACCACATGGAGGTTCAGT aCCCCCCAGATGCCACCATCACCAGTGTCTCAGGAGACTGGTTCGCGGGTCTGGAGAACGCTGAGCTGGTGTGTGACAGCGGAGGAAACCCCAAACCTCAGGACTTCACCTGGACACG GAGGGGAGGAGCTCTGCCAGATGGGGTGTCCGTGATTGGAGGAAAACTCGTCTTCGGGCGGACCCTCCGCTTGAATGACAGCGGGGTCTACGAGTGTGTGGCCAAGAACATTGCAGGAGCAGGAAAAGCAGAGTATTCAGTGACAATAGCAG agtCATCTCGGAGTACGGGCTTCGTCAATGACGAGAACTTCCTCCTGATCGTCCTCGGGTCCTCGGCCGCCgccctggtcctggtcctgatcCTTGTCGTCCTGCTCGTCAACCGCCACCATCgcaacagaaacagaaagctGGAGAGGCAGCTCACTGAGAAGAC GGACGAAATTAACAGCCTCTCCAGACAAAACTCTTTCAGGAGACTGAACTCCGTGAGCTCTGACCCCAGAGTGAAG TCTGAAGATTACGCCCTGCTCAGAGTCGACAGCAGGATGAAGAACAGCCAAATGTCCCTG GAGCGTCCCATCTACAAAGGCAGCCAGTCCACACTGGGAGGGAAGTGGAGTCCTGCGGGAGGAGTGGAGCTGGACGAGCTGGGACGTCCGGTCATCTGGCAGGACGGCAGGGAGAGCCTGAGACAGACGGAGACggacggagagaaggaggagcacaGGAGGAGGGTGGAGTCGTTCCTGAAGAGCAGCAACATGTCGCTG GTCCAGCAGGAGGAAGGGCCCGGAGAGCCGGACCTCGCTCTCCTCGGGGAAGGCGGCTCGCCCCGCGTGGAGGACTGGGCTCCCACGCAgtcggtggaggaggagcgagAGGATGACGACGACGGCAGCAGCTCCTACCAGATCTCAGAGGCGCTCACCAATCACTTCTACTTAAGTAATGGATTCCTCAGACCCAGACAGCACTCCAACGCCATTCTGCTGCACCCCAAAGGACAGATTATCTAG